A DNA window from Parabacteroides johnsonii DSM 18315 contains the following coding sequences:
- a CDS encoding hybrid sensor histidine kinase/response regulator transcription factor, protein MIKRLYTAFIIYMVMLYATPAYSINFFFSHLGVEDGLSQVSVLDIFQDSDGYIWFGTRNGANRYDGYEFVIYQNEVNNNATLTDNYIRGFAEDDRKNIWIATSNGINCIDHTTKKIIRFYPKSIDKECTTNAAVRLLKHSDGNVYAFCNQSIFKCSMDQTVEPILPDTVISSPAHSVAQAPDEDIYIGTESSGLYIYSGNWKLKQHIPVDGTITAILPDEGGNIWLGLDEAGICLFNKERQTFTWLHKDNTCLSNNSIRTLVPYSDSSILIGTFRGLNILDKKELAIAPADINIAGKGGLSHYSIHSMMIDKDQTLWIGTYSAGVNYHSPFYRPVSYITPNEYAGIIGKGQQDKNGNMWFATEGAGLFYYNPESGRQQLYPIKPLHEGNYEINIIKSILIQGDSILCSTHFGSVYLFSIRDKQYKKLYDFRHNDIFSLYIDKKGRLWIPTNSSQDLVMVDRGKQVNRFMADGVSRPFRWVTVIHELEPDLFLFGTLSDSLYLYDIKKETVRNLSTELQPNPKFEKLGNITAITQDNEGNVWIATNKNGLYRLNRNLKLAKHYQKEDGLSDSYINSLTIDRHQNIWVTTGKSLYKLNRTTDIFNEMKIADIPAMEFTRFSGNSISDDGSIYFPGDKGILFFNPDKIMVNPNIPPVYITSLIVNNKDDVTGEIEDGGITLASDQNSITFRYTALNFIHSERNQYAYKLEGADPTWHTVGNRREAYYSNLAPGTYTFRIKASNNDNVWNSEEATLRITIDPPFYKTWWAYLLYFSIITFIIVKIIRHQHDKHERERELRYKQMEQDKVNELHEERMRMFTNFSHELRTPLTLIINPLNDLMQYVSFSPEIKETLQLIKKNTGRMLLLVNNLMDIQKYEAGKTILQKTSFNFSAFIREMYHSFESVAGNREIRFTLDNELPETYQVCFDEAEIEKIFFNLLSNAFKFTPSEGQVTIRVSTITQAECELLPHFPAQYSSILVEARYLFIEVADTGKGFSEQEAEKIFEPFYRSQEDIHRQISGTGIGLSLTRSIILQHNGCIWTESSEAEGTRFLFLLPDTEKQEEGQDESPVLSKSAEISKKFDLLVEETRNKNKQTILLADDNQEVLQYLEQQLCLDYVVVKAFNGKEALAMIEESYPHIVISDVMMPEMNGLELCKRIKENQNYCHIPVILLTAKSMISQIEEGLDAGADDYIVKPFQISLLKARIRNILSLREKMKTMYGETLSLKQFGVEEPKEHDDFLARYIEIVKANISNPELDVSVIYEALGMSRTNFYRKVKTVTGLSPIELIKNIRLEAGAKLLKESDMNVSEIAQHIGFSSRSYFARSFKAVYGMSPTEYQETESQN, encoded by the coding sequence ATGATAAAAAGACTCTATACCGCATTCATCATATATATGGTTATGCTATATGCAACCCCGGCATATAGCATAAATTTCTTCTTCTCCCACCTGGGAGTAGAAGATGGCCTGTCGCAAGTTTCCGTTCTTGATATTTTCCAAGATTCGGACGGCTACATCTGGTTCGGGACACGCAACGGAGCAAACCGCTATGACGGGTATGAATTTGTCATCTATCAGAATGAGGTAAACAACAACGCCACATTGACCGACAACTATATCCGGGGATTTGCTGAAGACGACCGGAAGAATATCTGGATCGCAACTTCAAACGGGATCAACTGCATCGATCATACAACCAAAAAGATAATCCGTTTCTACCCCAAAAGCATCGACAAAGAATGCACCACCAACGCCGCAGTACGACTATTGAAGCATTCCGACGGAAATGTCTATGCTTTCTGCAACCAGTCCATATTCAAATGCAGCATGGACCAGACAGTCGAACCGATCTTGCCCGACACGGTAATCTCTTCACCGGCCCACTCCGTAGCACAAGCTCCGGACGAGGACATCTATATCGGAACGGAGAGCAGCGGCTTGTACATCTATTCCGGAAACTGGAAACTAAAACAACATATACCAGTCGACGGTACCATAACAGCCATACTGCCGGACGAGGGCGGAAACATATGGCTGGGGCTGGACGAAGCCGGAATCTGCCTTTTCAACAAAGAGAGGCAGACTTTTACCTGGTTGCACAAAGACAACACCTGCCTCAGCAACAACTCGATACGCACACTCGTCCCCTATAGCGACAGTTCCATTCTGATCGGAACGTTCCGGGGTTTGAACATACTGGATAAAAAAGAGCTTGCCATCGCTCCGGCAGATATCAATATCGCCGGGAAAGGAGGACTGAGTCATTACTCCATCCATAGCATGATGATCGACAAAGACCAGACACTTTGGATCGGGACCTATTCGGCGGGAGTCAACTATCACAGTCCCTTTTACAGGCCGGTTTCCTATATCACGCCAAACGAATATGCCGGTATCATCGGCAAAGGCCAACAAGACAAGAACGGAAACATGTGGTTTGCAACAGAAGGTGCCGGATTGTTTTACTATAACCCGGAAAGCGGGCGGCAACAGCTTTATCCCATCAAACCTCTTCACGAAGGGAATTACGAGATCAATATCATAAAATCGATCCTGATACAGGGAGACTCGATTTTGTGTTCCACGCATTTCGGATCGGTCTATTTGTTCTCTATCCGTGACAAACAGTATAAAAAGCTGTACGACTTCCGGCACAACGACATTTTCTCCCTATACATCGACAAAAAAGGACGGCTCTGGATACCGACAAACAGCAGCCAGGACTTGGTGATGGTCGACAGGGGGAAGCAGGTCAATCGGTTCATGGCCGATGGTGTTTCCCGTCCTTTCAGATGGGTCACCGTGATCCATGAACTCGAACCAGACCTGTTTTTGTTCGGCACATTGTCCGACAGCCTTTACCTGTACGACATCAAGAAAGAAACCGTCCGCAATCTTTCCACCGAACTGCAACCGAATCCTAAGTTCGAGAAGTTGGGGAATATCACGGCCATTACGCAGGACAACGAAGGCAACGTCTGGATTGCGACCAATAAAAACGGCTTATACCGCCTGAACCGGAACCTGAAACTGGCCAAACATTATCAGAAAGAGGACGGGCTGTCCGACAGTTACATTAACTCGCTGACTATCGACCGACATCAAAATATCTGGGTGACGACGGGAAAATCTCTGTACAAACTGAATCGTACGACCGATATTTTCAACGAAATGAAGATAGCCGATATTCCTGCAATGGAGTTTACACGATTTTCAGGCAACAGCATTTCTGACGACGGCAGCATCTATTTTCCTGGAGACAAAGGAATCCTTTTCTTCAATCCGGACAAGATCATGGTGAACCCCAACATTCCACCCGTATATATCACTTCCCTGATTGTAAATAACAAAGACGACGTGACGGGAGAGATTGAGGACGGAGGCATTACGCTTGCTTCCGACCAGAATAGCATCACGTTCAGATACACGGCGTTAAACTTTATCCATTCCGAACGGAACCAGTATGCCTACAAGTTGGAAGGAGCCGACCCGACGTGGCACACGGTCGGCAACCGGCGGGAAGCCTATTACAGCAATTTGGCCCCCGGCACTTACACGTTCCGGATCAAAGCCTCCAACAACGACAACGTATGGAACTCCGAAGAAGCGACACTACGCATCACGATCGATCCGCCCTTTTACAAGACTTGGTGGGCTTATCTCCTATACTTCAGTATCATCACATTCATCATTGTGAAAATCATCCGCCACCAACACGACAAGCATGAACGGGAACGGGAACTTCGCTACAAACAGATGGAGCAGGATAAGGTCAACGAGCTGCATGAGGAACGAATGCGCATGTTCACCAATTTCTCACACGAACTGCGTACTCCCCTGACGCTCATCATCAACCCGCTAAACGACCTGATGCAGTACGTCTCGTTCTCGCCCGAAATAAAGGAGACACTTCAGCTGATCAAAAAGAACACCGGACGGATGTTACTCTTAGTCAACAACCTGATGGATATACAAAAATACGAGGCCGGTAAAACGATCCTGCAAAAGACCAGTTTCAACTTCTCCGCCTTTATCCGCGAGATGTATCACTCCTTCGAGAGTGTGGCGGGCAACAGGGAAATCCGTTTCACGTTGGACAACGAGCTGCCGGAAACCTACCAGGTTTGTTTCGATGAGGCGGAAATCGAAAAGATATTCTTCAATTTGCTCTCCAATGCCTTCAAATTCACACCTTCAGAAGGACAGGTGACCATCCGTGTCAGTACGATCACACAAGCAGAATGCGAACTGCTCCCCCATTTCCCGGCTCAATACAGCTCCATTCTGGTAGAAGCCAGATACTTGTTTATCGAAGTGGCCGACACTGGTAAAGGATTCAGCGAACAGGAAGCGGAAAAGATTTTCGAACCTTTCTACCGTTCGCAAGAAGATATACACCGGCAGATTTCCGGTACAGGCATCGGGCTTAGCCTGACACGCTCCATCATTTTGCAGCATAACGGTTGCATCTGGACCGAAAGCTCGGAAGCGGAAGGCACTCGTTTCCTCTTCCTTCTTCCCGACACCGAGAAGCAGGAAGAAGGGCAAGACGAATCTCCCGTCCTGTCCAAATCTGCTGAAATCAGCAAAAAGTTCGATTTGCTGGTCGAAGAGACTCGGAACAAAAACAAGCAGACCATCTTGCTGGCCGACGACAACCAGGAAGTGCTTCAATATCTGGAACAACAACTCTGCCTGGACTATGTCGTGGTCAAGGCATTCAATGGCAAAGAGGCATTGGCGATGATCGAGGAATCATATCCTCATATCGTCATCAGCGACGTCATGATGCCCGAAATGAACGGGCTCGAACTTTGCAAACGTATCAAAGAAAACCAAAACTATTGCCATATACCGGTTATCCTACTTACCGCCAAATCGATGATATCACAAATCGAAGAAGGCCTGGATGCCGGCGCAGACGACTATATCGTCAAACCGTTCCAGATATCTTTGCTCAAAGCCCGCATCCGGAACATCCTTTCCCTGCGCGAGAAAATGAAGACGATGTACGGGGAAACGCTTTCCCTCAAACAGTTCGGAGTTGAAGAGCCGAAAGAGCACGACGATTTCCTCGCCCGATATATCGAGATTGTAAAAGCCAATATATCGAATCCCGAACTCGACGTGTCGGTCATTTATGAAGCATTGGGAATGAGCCGGACTAACTTTTACAGGAAAGTAAAGACGGTAACCGGGCTTTCTCCTATCGAACTGATCAAAAACATCCGCCTGGAGGCTGGGGCGAAATTACTAAAGGAATCGGACATGAACGTTTCCGAAATAGCCCAGCACATCGGTTTCAGTAGCCGTTCGTATTTTGCCCGCAGTTTCAAGGCTGTCTATGGAATGTCGCCGACAGAATATCAGGAAACAGAATCTCAAAACTAA